The following are encoded in a window of Roseimaritima ulvae genomic DNA:
- a CDS encoding transcriptional regulator: protein MQKSVRPVSAPVTEEMPNELKELVRAMESLPAAQRDALRPSVERVVECSTRRRRILNLVQEALSQLRLDMKYLIFDLEATRREKESLQAELDELRG from the coding sequence ATGCAAAAATCGGTTCGCCCCGTTTCCGCCCCTGTTACCGAAGAAATGCCCAACGAACTAAAGGAATTGGTTCGAGCCATGGAATCGCTCCCGGCCGCTCAACGCGATGCCCTGCGTCCAAGTGTCGAACGGGTGGTCGAATGCAGCACTCGTCGCCGCCGAATTTTGAATCTGGTCCAGGAAGCGTTGTCGCAGCTGCGGTTGGACATGAAATACTTGATCTTTGACCTGGAAGCGACTCGCCGCGAAAAGGAATCGTTGCAGGCCGAGTTGGACGAGCTTCGCGGCTAG
- a CDS encoding serine/threonine-protein kinase: MSLPTPEQFMQRIVDVGLADRLTVEQARRELDAGAMDLDELIRAMQRRGVLTTLQTEKILRGDRIGYFYGKYKVLYLIGAGTFARVYRAEKIGDLDTLADETKGKAIFAVKVLRKRFRDEVAQLDQFLREGRMGLKLRHPNIVSIYDINADTYNPFLTMEFVEGQTLRDLMKLRDRLPPKTAVKLMHDIASGLAHAASMGISHRDMKLSNVLVSSEGVAKLVDFGLAALADRNNPEKIADCPNARAIDYAALERGTNVRKDDPRSDIYFAGAMMYQMLSGKPALTETRDRLQRLNVSRFEQVTPIQKVVSDLPAPVIQVCTKAMELKPGERYQTAAEFQADLKKTMQRLEAGPTQKIGADGKVVVSYPEDEEDRTNEGEGLVVMVVESIVKMQDMIRQRLKNRGYRVLMISDPERALSRFDPLDDPPADCVVFSSLELGEQALEAFNRFGSDEHTAELPAILLVDRRRANMISAAKQGPRRRLLPLPLKVRELRGALSQLLADTPRRQMR; the protein is encoded by the coding sequence ATGAGTTTACCGACCCCCGAACAATTTATGCAGCGGATCGTGGATGTGGGCTTGGCCGACCGTTTGACGGTCGAGCAGGCTCGTCGCGAATTGGACGCGGGGGCGATGGACCTGGACGAGCTGATTCGGGCGATGCAGCGGCGAGGCGTGTTAACCACGCTGCAGACCGAGAAAATTCTTCGTGGCGACCGAATCGGTTATTTCTATGGCAAATACAAGGTGCTGTATCTGATCGGTGCAGGTACGTTCGCTCGGGTGTATCGTGCCGAAAAAATCGGCGATTTGGACACCCTGGCCGACGAGACCAAGGGCAAGGCCATCTTTGCGGTCAAGGTGTTGCGCAAACGGTTTCGCGACGAGGTCGCGCAGCTGGATCAGTTTCTGCGTGAAGGCCGGATGGGGCTGAAACTACGGCATCCCAATATCGTCAGTATTTATGACATCAACGCGGATACCTATAACCCATTTTTGACGATGGAGTTCGTCGAAGGGCAGACGCTCCGCGACCTGATGAAGCTTCGCGACCGGCTGCCGCCCAAGACCGCCGTCAAATTAATGCACGACATCGCCTCTGGGTTGGCGCATGCCGCTTCGATGGGGATTTCGCACCGGGATATGAAGCTGTCCAACGTGTTGGTCAGTTCCGAGGGCGTGGCCAAATTGGTCGACTTTGGCTTGGCCGCCTTGGCCGATCGCAACAATCCCGAAAAAATTGCCGACTGCCCGAATGCTCGAGCGATCGACTACGCGGCCTTGGAACGCGGCACAAATGTCCGTAAGGACGACCCCCGCAGCGATATTTATTTTGCCGGGGCGATGATGTACCAGATGTTGAGCGGAAAACCGGCCCTGACGGAAACCCGCGACCGCCTGCAACGCCTAAACGTCAGCCGTTTCGAGCAGGTGACGCCGATCCAAAAAGTCGTCTCGGACTTGCCGGCTCCGGTGATTCAGGTGTGCACCAAGGCGATGGAGTTGAAACCCGGCGAACGCTATCAGACGGCCGCCGAGTTTCAGGCCGATTTGAAGAAGACCATGCAGCGGCTCGAAGCCGGCCCGACCCAGAAAATTGGGGCCGACGGCAAGGTCGTGGTCAGTTATCCCGAGGATGAGGAGGATCGCACCAACGAAGGCGAAGGGTTGGTGGTGATGGTCGTGGAATCGATCGTGAAAATGCAGGATATGATCCGCCAACGGCTGAAAAATCGTGGCTATCGCGTGCTCATGATTTCGGATCCCGAACGCGCGCTGAGTCGTTTTGATCCGCTCGATGACCCGCCGGCCGACTGTGTGGTGTTCAGTTCGCTGGAATTGGGCGAGCAGGCGCTGGAGGCCTTCAACCGCTTTGGCAGCGACGAACATACCGCCGAGTTGCCGGCTATCTTGTTGGTCGATCGACGCCGCGCGAATATGATTAGTGCAGCCAAGCAGGGGCCCCGACGCCGCCTGTTGCCGCTGCCGCTGAAGGTTCGCGAATTACGCGGCGCGTTGTCGCAACTGTTGGCGGACACGCCTCGTCGCCAAATGCGATAG
- a CDS encoding YbjN domain-containing protein, which yields MSVFAEQLSAYLDQSGLQYQQSDASDVFQMCFDSEHGINRVLVLVADDLLQIFTYPPNKVIEAHRLAIAHAVTRANFGLRIGQFELDVDDGELRYRIAVPLGDELPSSDVLDCLLPLGGAMVERYLPAFLSIIYGNEDVKLAIKAAEL from the coding sequence ATGTCTGTATTCGCTGAGCAGCTGAGCGCTTACCTGGACCAATCCGGCCTGCAGTATCAACAAAGCGACGCCAGCGATGTGTTTCAGATGTGTTTTGATAGTGAGCACGGCATCAATCGCGTGTTGGTGTTGGTAGCCGACGACTTACTGCAGATTTTCACCTATCCACCCAACAAAGTCATCGAAGCCCATCGGCTGGCCATTGCACATGCGGTGACTCGGGCGAACTTTGGTTTGCGAATCGGTCAGTTCGAGCTGGATGTCGACGACGGCGAGCTGCGCTATCGGATCGCGGTTCCGCTGGGCGACGAGTTGCCGTCGAGTGATGTGCTGGACTGTTTGTTGCCGTTGGGAGGAGCCATGGTCGAGCGCTATCTGCCGGCGTTTTTATCCATCATCTACGGCAACGAAGATGTCAAACTGGCGATCAAAGCCGCCGAGCTATAG
- a CDS encoding SDR family oxidoreductase encodes MTHWDDSENVAVITGASSGIGRELALQAAERGASLVLVSRSAARLAEVADACRQRGGQAIAVPTDVGNPQQCQQMIKQAVKTFGGIDYLINNAGFTMFARFSELPSPELIERMTRVNYLGSVYCTYYALPYLRQRQGRVVAVISGAGRMRGPFSTGYGGSKHAMRGFFESLRVELKPDRVSVTTVYPGFIDTGIYDRIEGADGHPVPGMKEIVPAFAMMSVERCCRKIWTAARKRKRQSVPGLTCRLGIWGDFMFPGLTEFFCQRMLPKEPPRSQRPQALDTSA; translated from the coding sequence ATGACGCATTGGGACGATTCGGAAAACGTGGCGGTGATCACCGGTGCCTCCAGTGGTATCGGTCGGGAACTCGCCCTCCAAGCCGCGGAGCGGGGCGCGTCGTTGGTGCTGGTCAGTCGCAGTGCGGCTCGGCTTGCCGAAGTCGCCGATGCCTGCCGCCAACGCGGCGGTCAAGCCATCGCGGTGCCCACCGACGTGGGCAACCCACAGCAATGTCAGCAGATGATCAAGCAGGCGGTCAAGACGTTTGGCGGCATCGACTATTTGATCAATAACGCGGGCTTCACCATGTTCGCTCGCTTTAGCGAATTGCCCAGCCCCGAGTTGATCGAACGGATGACTCGGGTGAATTATCTTGGTTCGGTTTACTGCACCTATTATGCGCTTCCCTATCTGCGGCAGCGACAGGGACGCGTGGTGGCGGTGATCAGCGGAGCCGGTCGGATGCGAGGGCCTTTTTCCACCGGCTATGGCGGCAGCAAACACGCCATGCGAGGTTTCTTTGAATCGTTGCGAGTCGAATTGAAACCGGATCGGGTCAGCGTCACGACGGTCTATCCCGGGTTTATCGACACCGGCATCTACGATCGCATCGAAGGCGCCGATGGGCATCCCGTGCCGGGGATGAAAGAGATTGTGCCCGCCTTTGCGATGATGTCGGTCGAGCGCTGCTGTCGTAAGATTTGGACTGCGGCGCGCAAACGGAAACGCCAGTCGGTGCCGGGGCTGACCTGCCGGTTGGGCATCTGGGGAGACTTTATGTTTCCCGGTCTGACGGAATTCTTCTGCCAGCGAATGTTGCCCAAAGAACCACCGCGTAGCCAACGTCCTCAAGCGTTGGACACCAGCGCGTAG